CGCAGTCGTTCAACCTCGTCCACTTGTACGCCGACACCGTCGTCCACTCGGTCGTGCCCGTCGACGCCCCGAGGGTGCTCGAGTACATCGACCCCGAGGAGGCTCAGCGGCGACTGCGCCTCGCCGGGATCGCGCCCGTCATCGACGCGCGGCAGGATGCTCGGATCGCGCCGATCGCTGCGATGCACTGACCTCGGCTTTCTCCCACGGAGCCCGCACGGGGAACATGCGCTCGAGCGTCGCGCGGAGCGTGCTGACGCGGACGTCCTCGGGGATCTCCGCATTCCCTCCGTCGTTGAGGCAGAACATGTCGACATCGGTGCTGCGCGCGGCGATCCGCGCCATGCGTCGAAGGCCCGCGACCATCGTGGTCTGCACGTAGCGGACGCGCGGCTCCCGTGTCGAGACCGCACGACCCGTCATGAGCGCGTAGTAGTGGTACAGGCTGTTCGTGACCGAGATGTCCGTCGCGGCGCGGAAGCGGGATGCCGCCGTGCGGGCGAAGTCCTCTGCGAAGGTCTCCTCGAGCTCGGCCATGACGCTCTTCCGCAAGGGTGTTGCACAGTGCTCGAGATCGCGGACGATCGTGCGACCGAAACGTTCGCGCAGGAGCGCGCGGTTGACGCGCAGGCCGTTGTCGTGTCCGCTCCGGGCGGGCGCGGGGTCGCCCGCACCGATCCGGATGCCGCACTCGACGAACTTCGTGACGCCGGCGGGCGTGAAGAACATCTCGGGCCGGACCGTCCGCCCGAAGAACATGTCGTCGTTGGAGTAGAGGAAGTGCTCCGCGAGTCCCGGAACCCGATGCAGCTGCGCCTCGACGGCGTGCGAATTGTGCGTGGGAAGCGTCGACGTGTCGGCGAAGAACTCCTCGCTCCGCACGATCGTGACCTTCGGGTGGTCGGCGAGCCAGGCGGGAGCGGGGGAGTCGGTCGCGATGAAGATCCTGCGAACCCACGGGGCGTACATGTGGACGCTCCGCAACGCGTACCGCAGCTCGTCGACGTGTCGGTAGCGGGCGGGACCGTCATCCCCTTCGCCGACGACGTACTGCGCGAGCTGGGCGGCCCGCTGCCGCTGGAAGTCGCTCGACGAGCCGTCCACCCAGGAGAAGACCAGGTCGACGTCTTCCGTGAACTCCTGCGGCTGCGGGTCGAACATGCCCGCGATCGTCCGCCACACGCGGCCGTGACGTTCGACGGTGTCCCCGTCGATGTCCTCCGTCGCCGTCTCGCGGCGGAGGTAGGCGTTGTCGTTGGGAGCCGAGACCGTCGTGTCGCCGAAGCGCCAGAACTCCAGGCGTGCCCCGAGCGATGCCCCGTAGCGCAGCGTCCGTCCGGGCGTGATGCGGGGGCGGAAGACGCGGAGTGCGGAGGGATCGGGGCCGGGATCCGTCCATTCGGATGCCGGGACGGCGGGGCGGCGCTTCGACTTGATGTACAGCGGTTCGGTGTCGCACAGCGAGCCCAGGGCCGCGAGTGCCTCCGCGCGAGCATCCACATCGACGACGATCGCGTCGACGAGACGGTCCATGCGCACGAGCAAGAACTCGACCCCGGCGCGCTCGAGAG
This genomic stretch from Microbacterium sp. SLBN-146 harbors:
- a CDS encoding stealth conserved region 3 domain-containing protein, yielding MIASPAASPLSALPNRSQRWTGLLTRDDVSLEDGVVHLVHDTVSPSAARVADLLLVADALERAGVEFLLVRMDRLVDAIVVDVDARAEALAALGSLCDTEPLYIKSKRRPAVPASEWTDPGPDPSALRVFRPRITPGRTLRYGASLGARLEFWRFGDTTVSAPNDNAYLRRETATEDIDGDTVERHGRVWRTIAGMFDPQPQEFTEDVDLVFSWVDGSSSDFQRQRAAQLAQYVVGEGDDGPARYRHVDELRYALRSVHMYAPWVRRIFIATDSPAPAWLADHPKVTIVRSEEFFADTSTLPTHNSHAVEAQLHRVPGLAEHFLYSNDDMFFGRTVRPEMFFTPAGVTKFVECGIRIGAGDPAPARSGHDNGLRVNRALLRERFGRTIVRDLEHCATPLRKSVMAELEETFAEDFARTAASRFRAATDISVTNSLYHYYALMTGRAVSTREPRVRYVQTTMVAGLRRMARIAARSTDVDMFCLNDGGNAEIPEDVRVSTLRATLERMFPVRAPWEKAEVSASQRSARSEHPAARR